The following coding sequences are from one Pseudomonas oryzae window:
- a CDS encoding transglycosylase SLT domain-containing protein, with product MRFRSLLLLASLVASLGQLPLASAASLAQQRSLYDEAKRALAKNDPAPYLRYRQALRDYPLEPHLAYDELTLRLKSASNREIETFLAEHGDLPQIGWMKLRWLRWLAERGEWQTFIKHYSPELEFTELDCLLGEYHYRHGKPGDGAVAAQRLWLTGKSQPETCDRLFDLWRAQGGLTEEMRWKRLKLAAEERNYGLAGYLQKTLGGLAGQGQLLIDVAQKPELLVQRQRFAGSDRHTADAVGLGLRRLARQNPEQALGLLEEYSARLPFSHEEKVAIARQIGLSLAKNFDPRALRVMAQYDPDLRDNTVSEWRARLLLRLGRWADVNQLTRQMPGDLATSNRWRYWQARSLQLAQPNSKDPVRLYLPVAGERDFYGFLAADRINAPYQLNHRPMAIDPKVMQKVRNTAGIRRALEFHARGQIADGRREWYHVSRLFSREELVAQARLGYEMGWYFPAIRAISQAQYWDDLDVRFPMAHQHTLTREARNRGLHSSWVFAITRQESGFMADARSGVGAMGLMQLMPTTAKETARRYGIPLRSPQQALNPEVNIQLGAAYLSQVYGQFGGNRILASAAYNAGPGRVRQWLRGNEQMPFDIWIETIPFDETRQYVQNVLSYSVIYGEKLGSPQKLVEWHERELGPQ from the coding sequence ATGCGTTTCCGCTCGCTCCTCCTGTTGGCCTCGCTCGTGGCCAGTCTCGGTCAGCTTCCGCTCGCCAGCGCTGCCTCCCTCGCCCAGCAGCGCAGCCTGTACGACGAGGCCAAGCGCGCGCTCGCCAAGAACGACCCGGCCCCCTACCTGCGCTATCGCCAGGCCCTGCGCGACTACCCGCTGGAGCCGCACCTGGCCTACGACGAACTGACCCTGCGCCTGAAGAGCGCCAGCAACCGCGAGATCGAGACCTTCCTCGCCGAGCACGGCGACCTGCCGCAGATCGGCTGGATGAAGCTGCGCTGGCTGCGTTGGCTGGCCGAGCGCGGCGAATGGCAGACCTTCATCAAGCACTACAGCCCGGAGCTGGAGTTCACCGAGCTGGACTGCCTGCTCGGCGAGTACCACTACCGCCACGGCAAGCCCGGCGACGGCGCCGTGGCCGCGCAGCGCCTGTGGCTGACCGGCAAGTCGCAGCCGGAAACCTGCGACCGCCTGTTCGACCTGTGGCGCGCGCAGGGTGGGCTGACCGAGGAAATGCGCTGGAAACGCCTCAAGCTGGCCGCCGAGGAACGCAACTACGGCCTGGCCGGCTACCTGCAGAAGACCCTGGGCGGGCTCGCCGGCCAGGGCCAGCTGTTGATCGACGTGGCGCAGAAGCCCGAGCTGCTGGTGCAGCGCCAGCGTTTCGCCGGCAGCGACCGCCACACCGCCGATGCGGTCGGCCTCGGCCTGCGCCGCCTGGCGCGGCAGAACCCGGAACAGGCACTCGGCCTGCTCGAGGAGTACAGCGCCCGCCTGCCATTCTCCCACGAGGAGAAGGTGGCCATCGCCCGGCAGATCGGCCTGTCCCTGGCGAAGAACTTCGACCCCCGCGCCCTGCGGGTGATGGCCCAGTACGATCCGGATCTGCGCGACAACACGGTCAGCGAGTGGCGCGCCCGCCTGCTGCTGCGCCTCGGCCGCTGGGCCGACGTCAATCAGCTAACCCGGCAGATGCCCGGCGACCTGGCCACCAGCAACCGCTGGCGCTACTGGCAGGCGCGCAGCCTGCAGCTGGCCCAGCCCAACAGCAAGGACCCGGTGCGCCTGTACCTGCCGGTGGCCGGCGAGCGCGACTTCTACGGTTTCCTCGCCGCCGACCGGATCAACGCCCCCTATCAGCTCAACCACCGGCCGATGGCCATCGACCCGAAGGTGATGCAGAAGGTGCGCAATACCGCCGGCATCCGTCGCGCCCTGGAATTCCATGCCCGCGGCCAGATCGCCGACGGCCGTCGCGAGTGGTACCACGTCAGCCGGCTGTTCAGTCGCGAGGAGCTGGTGGCCCAGGCGCGCCTCGGCTACGAGATGGGCTGGTACTTCCCGGCGATCCGCGCGATCAGCCAGGCGCAGTACTGGGACGACCTCGACGTGCGCTTCCCGATGGCCCACCAGCACACCCTGACCCGCGAGGCGCGCAACCGCGGCCTGCACTCGAGTTGGGTGTTCGCCATCACCCGCCAGGAGAGCGGCTTCATGGCCGACGCCCGCTCCGGAGTGGGCGCCATGGGTCTGATGCAGCTGATGCCGACCACCGCCAAGGAAACCGCGCGGCGTTATGGCATCCCCTTGCGCTCGCCGCAGCAGGCGCTCAACCCCGAGGTCAACATCCAGCTCGGCGCCGCCTACCTGAGCCAGGTCTACGGCCAGTTCGGCGGCAACCGCATCCTCGCCTCGGCCGCCTACAACGCCGGCCCCGGCCGCGTGCGCCAGTGGCTGCGCGGCAACGAGCAGATGCCGTTCGACATCTGGATCGAGACCATCCCCTTCGACGAGACCCGCCAGTACGTGCAGAACGTGCTGTCCTATTCGGTGATCTACGGCGAGAAGCTCGGCTCCCCGCAGAAGCTGGTGGAGTGGCACGAGCGCGAACTGGGGCCGCAGTAA
- a CDS encoding universal stress protein codes for MNYQHLLVAVDMTDDCHVVIQRAVEMANCCQARLSLVHVVEPMSMAFGGDVPMDLSALQEQQIDQARKQLEAFSASHPEITKDNSHLAFGQPRQEIHRLAQENGCDLIVVGSHGRHGLALLLGSTSNDVLHAAPCDVLAVHLKKS; via the coding sequence ATGAACTATCAACACCTGCTGGTGGCGGTCGACATGACCGACGACTGCCACGTCGTGATCCAGCGAGCGGTGGAAATGGCCAACTGCTGTCAGGCGCGCCTGTCGCTGGTGCATGTGGTCGAGCCGATGTCGATGGCCTTCGGTGGCGACGTGCCGATGGACCTGTCGGCCCTGCAGGAGCAGCAGATCGACCAGGCACGCAAGCAGCTGGAAGCCTTCTCCGCCAGTCATCCGGAAATCACCAAGGACAACTCTCACCTGGCCTTCGGCCAGCCGCGCCAGGAGATCCACCGCCTGGCCCAGGAGAACGGCTGCGACCTGATCGTGGTCGGCAGCCACGGCCGCCACGGCCTGGCCCTGCTGCTCGGCTCGACCTCCAACGATGTGCTGCACGCCGCGCCCTGCGACGTGTTGGCGGTACACCTGAAGAAGTCGTGA
- a CDS encoding DUF6901 family protein produces MSIEYRITLDDNHEFNYRVDLERQYDPSRVGDVPRWTRLSHEQCSNCPLNKEINTWCPAAVDLHPVIEAFRGLPAFKKAKVRVLTPEREYFKEVSVEAALRSLLGVLMATSACPILCRLRPMAQQHLPFASNQEFILRTVSLYLMRQYYNMREGRHADWELKGLIRHYQQLQLVNQAFWQRIHDACENDSNLKAFLSFFSMASSVSYSLEAQLSKIRPLVMTSGAELGVY; encoded by the coding sequence ATGAGCATCGAGTACAGGATCACCCTGGACGACAATCACGAGTTCAATTATCGGGTCGATCTCGAGCGACAGTACGACCCCTCCCGGGTCGGCGATGTGCCGCGCTGGACGCGCCTCAGTCACGAGCAGTGCAGCAACTGTCCGCTCAACAAGGAGATCAACACCTGGTGCCCGGCGGCGGTCGACCTGCATCCGGTGATCGAGGCATTCCGTGGCCTGCCGGCGTTCAAGAAGGCCAAGGTGCGCGTGCTCACTCCCGAGCGCGAGTACTTCAAGGAGGTCAGCGTGGAGGCGGCCCTGCGCTCGCTGCTCGGCGTGCTGATGGCCACCAGCGCCTGTCCGATCCTCTGCCGCCTGCGGCCGATGGCCCAGCAGCACCTGCCGTTCGCCAGCAACCAGGAGTTCATCCTGCGCACCGTCTCGCTGTACCTGATGCGCCAGTACTACAACATGCGCGAAGGGCGGCATGCCGACTGGGAGCTCAAGGGGCTGATCCGTCACTACCAGCAGTTGCAACTGGTCAACCAGGCGTTCTGGCAGCGTATCCACGACGCCTGCGAGAACGACTCCAACCTCAAGGCCTTCCTCAGCTTCTTCTCCATGGCCTCCAGCGTGTCCTATTCGCTGGAAGCCCAGCTCAGCAAGATCCGTCCGCTGGTGATGACCAGCGGCGCCGAGCTGGGCGTTTACTGA
- a CDS encoding DUF1653 domain-containing protein — MALQTGLYRHYKGREYRVLGLVRHSETEEELVVYQALYGDFGLWVRPLAMFVETVEVEGEILPRFALVRSETVEFHYAEVKPAEQRA, encoded by the coding sequence ATGGCGCTGCAAACCGGACTCTATCGTCACTACAAGGGCCGCGAATATCGCGTGCTGGGGCTGGTTCGGCATTCGGAGACCGAGGAGGAGCTGGTGGTCTATCAGGCCCTGTATGGCGATTTCGGCCTCTGGGTGCGACCGCTGGCGATGTTCGTGGAAACCGTCGAGGTCGAAGGCGAAATCCTGCCGCGCTTTGCGCTGGTGCGCAGTGAAACCGTGGAATTCCACTACGCTGAGGTCAAGCCGGCCGAGCAGCGCGCTTGA
- a CDS encoding helix-turn-helix domain-containing protein yields MTDINGRIAARLRALRQAQGWSLDRAAQATGVSKAMLGQIERGESSPTVATLWKIAAGFQVSFSGLLEDAPEAGGVLLRSSAGDDWPSDDGGIRVRTLFPYDPALGIEFLVVELQPGASHQSVPHAVGVTEHVIPLDGSLEINIDGHWQTVACSEGLRFAADRPHAYRNGGSTPLRFHNLIHYRAAPCGAAAGAL; encoded by the coding sequence ATGACGGATATCAACGGGAGAATCGCCGCACGCTTGCGCGCGCTGCGCCAGGCGCAGGGCTGGAGCCTGGACCGGGCGGCACAGGCCACCGGGGTGAGCAAGGCGATGCTCGGGCAGATCGAGCGCGGCGAGTCGAGCCCGACGGTGGCCACGCTGTGGAAGATCGCCGCCGGCTTTCAGGTCTCCTTCTCCGGGCTGCTCGAGGATGCGCCGGAGGCGGGCGGGGTGCTGCTGCGCAGCAGTGCGGGCGACGACTGGCCGAGCGACGACGGCGGCATTCGGGTGCGTACGCTGTTTCCCTACGATCCGGCGCTGGGTATCGAGTTTCTGGTGGTCGAGCTGCAGCCGGGGGCCAGCCACCAGTCGGTGCCGCATGCCGTCGGCGTCACCGAACATGTGATTCCGCTCGATGGCAGCCTGGAGATCAATATCGACGGGCACTGGCAGACGGTCGCCTGCAGCGAGGGCCTGCGCTTCGCCGCCGACCGGCCACATGCCTACCGCAACGGCGGCAGCACGCCGCTGCGATTCCACAACCTGATCCACTACCGGGCGGCGCCTTGTGGGGCCGCCGCCGGGGCTTTATAA
- the fadA gene encoding acetyl-CoA C-acyltransferase FadA codes for MSLNPRDVVIVDFGRTPMGRSKGGMHRHTRAENLSATLISQLLARNPKIDPAEVEDVIWGCVNQTLEQGWNIARMAALMTPIPPTCGAQTVSRLCGSSMSALHTAAQAIQSGNGDLFVVGGVEHMGHLPMTHGVDPNPRLSLYAAKAAGMMGLTAEMLGRMHGIGRAAQDEFGCRSHRLAHQATVEGRFRDELIPCEGHDAQGFLKMFDHDETIRPETTLESLAELKPVFDAKNGTVTAGTSSQITDGASCMIVMSGQRAMDLGLQPLARVRAMAVAGVDPSIMGYGPVPATRKALKRAGLSMDDVDFVELNEAFAAQALPVLKDLKLLDKLDDKVNLHGGAIALGHPFGCSGARISGTLLNVMRQRQGSIGLATMCIGLGQGISTVFERV; via the coding sequence ATGAGCCTGAATCCGCGAGACGTGGTGATCGTCGACTTCGGTCGCACGCCGATGGGCCGTTCCAAGGGCGGCATGCACCGCCACACCCGTGCCGAGAACCTCTCGGCCACCCTGATCAGCCAGCTGCTGGCGCGCAATCCCAAGATCGATCCGGCCGAGGTCGAGGACGTGATCTGGGGCTGCGTCAACCAGACCCTCGAGCAGGGCTGGAACATCGCGCGCATGGCCGCGCTGATGACGCCGATCCCGCCGACCTGCGGCGCCCAGACCGTCAGCCGCTTGTGCGGCTCGTCGATGAGCGCCCTGCACACGGCGGCCCAGGCGATCCAGTCCGGCAACGGCGACCTGTTCGTGGTCGGCGGTGTCGAGCACATGGGGCACCTGCCGATGACCCATGGCGTCGATCCCAATCCGCGGCTGTCGCTGTATGCCGCCAAGGCCGCCGGCATGATGGGGCTGACCGCCGAGATGCTCGGGCGCATGCACGGCATCGGTCGCGCCGCGCAGGACGAGTTCGGCTGCCGCTCGCACCGCCTGGCCCATCAGGCGACCGTCGAGGGGCGCTTCAGGGACGAGCTGATTCCCTGCGAGGGCCACGATGCGCAGGGCTTTCTGAAGATGTTCGACCATGACGAGACCATCCGTCCGGAGACCACCCTGGAGAGCCTGGCCGAGCTCAAGCCGGTGTTCGATGCGAAGAACGGCACCGTCACTGCCGGCACTTCCTCGCAGATCACCGACGGCGCCTCGTGCATGATCGTGATGAGCGGCCAGCGCGCCATGGACCTGGGCCTGCAACCGCTGGCGCGGGTGCGCGCCATGGCGGTGGCCGGGGTCGACCCGTCGATCATGGGCTACGGCCCGGTGCCGGCGACCCGCAAGGCGCTCAAGCGCGCCGGGCTGAGCATGGACGACGTCGATTTCGTCGAACTCAACGAGGCGTTCGCCGCCCAGGCGCTGCCGGTGCTCAAGGATCTCAAGCTGCTCGACAAGCTCGACGACAAGGTCAACCTGCACGGCGGCGCGATCGCCCTCGGGCATCCGTTCGGCTGCTCCGGGGCGCGGATATCCGGCACCTTGCTGAATGTCATGAGGCAGCGTCAGGGCAGCATCGGCCTGGCGACCATGTGCATCGGCCTCGGTCAAGGTATCTCGACGGTGTTCGAGCGCGTCTGA
- a CDS encoding MOSC domain-containing protein, which translates to MLRLSALYRFPVKSLGGELLQRAEIDALGLAGDRRWMVVDGASGRFLTQRQLPGMTQLGARWLDAETLELNAPGRAQLQVAVPPADEALRGVTVWGDSLQAPDAGDAAAAWLSAALDRACRLVHVPASRARQVDTAYAQVGDRVGFADGFPLLLIGQASLDDLAARVGRPLEMLRFRPNLVIEGGDPYAEDGWGRLRIGAVEFERVKPCSRCAIPTLDPHSGERSADGEPLKTLASYRRDADGVYFGQNLIQRGSGVLEVGMPVVLLD; encoded by the coding sequence ATGCTGCGACTCTCCGCGCTCTACCGTTTCCCGGTCAAATCCCTCGGCGGCGAGCTGCTGCAGCGCGCGGAGATCGACGCGCTCGGTCTGGCCGGTGACCGGCGCTGGATGGTGGTCGATGGCGCGAGCGGGCGCTTCCTCACCCAGCGCCAGCTCCCCGGCATGACGCAGCTCGGCGCGCGCTGGCTGGATGCCGAGACCCTGGAGCTCAACGCCCCCGGGCGGGCGCAGCTACAGGTGGCGGTGCCGCCGGCCGATGAGGCGCTGCGTGGGGTGACGGTGTGGGGCGACAGCCTGCAGGCGCCGGATGCCGGTGACGCGGCGGCGGCCTGGTTGAGCGCGGCGCTCGACCGCGCTTGCCGGCTGGTGCACGTGCCGGCCAGCCGTGCGCGCCAGGTGGACACCGCCTATGCCCAGGTCGGCGACAGGGTGGGCTTCGCCGACGGCTTTCCGCTGCTGCTGATCGGCCAGGCTTCGCTCGACGACCTGGCGGCGCGGGTCGGCCGGCCGCTGGAGATGCTGCGCTTCCGGCCCAACCTGGTGATCGAGGGCGGCGATCCCTACGCCGAGGACGGCTGGGGCCGGCTGCGCATTGGCGCGGTGGAGTTCGAGCGGGTCAAGCCGTGCTCGCGTTGCGCCATCCCGACCCTCGACCCGCACAGCGGCGAGCGCAGTGCCGACGGCGAGCCGCTCAAGACCCTGGCCAGCTACCGGCGCGACGCCGACGGCGTGTACTTCGGCCAGAACCTGATCCAGCGCGGCAGCGGCGTGCTGGAGGTGGGCATGCCGGTGGTGCTGCTGGATTGA
- a CDS encoding ATP-binding cassette domain-containing protein, with translation MTLLKFTDVSLAFGVTPLLDQVSWQISRGERVCIIGRNGTGKSSLLKLVKGEQRPDDGEIWRAPTLKIGELPQELPPADERSVYDVVAEGLAEVGELIARYHHLSQHIQGDDDLAELSRVQQALEARDGWRLQQLVENTLSRLQLPADKTLAELSGGWRRRVLLAQALVAEPDLLLLDEPTNHLDIGAIAWLEEALLGFGGAVLFITHDRAFLQSLATRILELDRGHLIDWNGDYASFLVHKEQQLAAEEAANALFDKRLAQEEVWIRQGIKARRTRNEGRVRALKAMRAERAERRERQGKASIQIETADKSGKQVIVAEHVSFAHPGGEPLIRDFSMVLQRGDRIGLLGANGTGKTTLLKLLLGELQPTEGSIKVGTKLEVAYFDQLRNQLESEKTVIENIAEGREFITIDGQNRHVLSYLGDFLFSPQRARSPVKALSGGERARLLLAKLFSKPANLLVLDEPTNDLDVETLELLEEVLLGFPGTVLMVSHDRAFLDNVVTSTLVFEGEGQVREYVGGYQDWLRQGGSPRLLGVGKEPVDKPVRAEKPAPVEKAAVAAAAPARRKLSYKEQRELDALPAQIEALESEQAALQEETANPDFYLRPQEQTHAALARLEYLQQELDRLLERWAELEG, from the coding sequence ATGACGCTGCTCAAGTTCACCGATGTGTCGCTCGCCTTTGGTGTCACGCCGCTGCTGGACCAGGTGTCGTGGCAGATCTCCAGGGGCGAGCGGGTGTGCATCATCGGGCGCAACGGCACGGGCAAGTCGAGCCTGCTCAAGCTGGTCAAGGGCGAGCAGCGCCCGGACGATGGCGAGATCTGGCGCGCGCCGACGCTGAAGATCGGCGAGCTGCCGCAGGAGCTGCCGCCGGCCGACGAGCGTAGCGTCTACGACGTGGTCGCCGAGGGCCTGGCCGAGGTCGGCGAGCTGATCGCCCGCTACCACCACCTGTCCCAGCACATCCAGGGCGACGACGACCTCGCCGAGCTGTCGCGCGTCCAGCAGGCGCTGGAGGCCCGTGACGGCTGGCGCCTGCAGCAGCTGGTGGAGAACACCCTGAGCCGCCTGCAGCTGCCGGCGGACAAGACTCTCGCCGAGCTGTCCGGCGGCTGGCGTCGCCGCGTGCTGCTGGCCCAGGCGCTGGTCGCCGAGCCGGACCTGCTGCTGCTCGACGAACCGACCAACCACCTCGACATCGGAGCCATCGCCTGGCTGGAAGAGGCGCTGCTCGGCTTCGGCGGCGCGGTGCTGTTCATCACCCACGACCGCGCCTTCCTGCAGAGCCTGGCGACCCGCATCCTCGAGTTGGACCGCGGCCACCTGATCGACTGGAACGGCGACTACGCCAGCTTCCTGGTGCACAAGGAGCAGCAGCTGGCGGCGGAGGAGGCGGCCAACGCCCTGTTCGACAAGCGCCTTGCCCAGGAGGAGGTGTGGATTCGCCAGGGCATCAAGGCGCGCCGCACCCGCAACGAGGGCCGCGTGCGCGCGCTCAAGGCGATGCGCGCCGAGCGCGCCGAGCGTCGCGAGCGCCAGGGCAAGGCCAGCATCCAGATCGAGACGGCCGACAAGTCGGGCAAGCAGGTCATAGTCGCCGAGCACGTCAGTTTCGCCCATCCCGGCGGCGAGCCGCTGATCCGCGATTTCTCCATGGTCCTGCAGCGTGGCGACCGCATCGGCCTGCTCGGCGCCAACGGCACCGGCAAGACCACCCTGCTCAAGCTGCTGCTCGGCGAGCTGCAGCCGACCGAAGGCAGCATCAAGGTCGGTACCAAGCTGGAAGTGGCCTACTTCGACCAACTGCGCAATCAGCTCGAATCTGAGAAAACAGTGATCGAGAACATTGCCGAGGGGCGCGAGTTCATTACCATCGACGGCCAGAACCGCCACGTCCTCAGCTACCTCGGCGACTTCCTGTTCAGCCCGCAGCGCGCGCGCTCGCCGGTGAAGGCGCTGTCCGGTGGCGAGAGGGCACGACTCTTGCTCGCCAAGCTGTTCAGCAAGCCGGCCAACCTGCTGGTGCTGGACGAGCCGACCAACGACCTGGATGTGGAAACCCTCGAACTGCTCGAGGAGGTGCTGCTCGGCTTCCCGGGTACCGTGCTGATGGTCAGCCACGATCGCGCCTTCCTCGACAACGTGGTGACCAGCACCCTGGTGTTCGAGGGCGAAGGCCAGGTGCGCGAGTACGTCGGCGGCTACCAGGACTGGCTGCGCCAGGGCGGTTCGCCGCGCCTGTTGGGCGTCGGCAAGGAGCCGGTGGACAAGCCCGTGCGGGCGGAGAAGCCGGCGCCGGTGGAGAAGGCCGCGGTGGCCGCGGCCGCACCGGCACGCAGGAAGCTGAGTTACAAGGAGCAGCGCGAACTGGACGCGCTGCCCGCGCAGATCGAGGCGTTGGAGAGCGAGCAGGCCGCCCTGCAGGAAGAGACCGCCAACCCCGATTTCTATCTGCGGCCCCAGGAGCAGACCCATGCGGCGCTGGCCCGTCTGGAATATCTCCAGCAGGAGCTGGACCGCCTGCTGGAGCGCTGGGCCGAACTGGAAGGTTGA
- the fadB gene encoding fatty acid oxidation complex subunit alpha FadB: MIYQGKAIRVQAVEDGIAELTFDLEGESVNKFNRLTLGELRAATAALQAAAGLRGVIVTSAKEAFIVGADVGEFLGLFALPEEQLLAGNLDSNRIFSAFEDLPLATVVAINGVALGGGLEMCLAADFRVMAEGARVGLPEVKLGIHPGWGGTVRLPRLIGADNAIEWIAGGKEYDAASALKVGVVDAVVNPALLREAALDLCRRAVAGELDHRARRQPKLERLKLGQIEQMMVFESAKGYVAGQAGPHYPAPVEAVKTIQKGAAHGRDKALEIESQALVKLAKGGVARNLVGLFLNDQELKRKAKEHEKAAREVRLAAVLGAGIMGGGIAYQSAVKGTPILMKDIREEAIQLGLDEAAKLLGKRVEKGRLTPLEMAGALNAIRPTLSYGDFAQVDLVVEAVVENPKIKQAVLAEVEGQVRDDAILATNTSTISVSLLAQALKRPQNFCGMHFFNPVHMMPLVEVIRGEKTSAAAVASTVAYARRMGKTPIVVNDCPGFLVNRVLFPYFGGFTRLVAAGVDFQRIDKVMEKFGWPMGPAYLLDVVGIDTAHHASAVMAAGYPERMRQDQRSALDALFEAGRLGQKNGKGFYAYQSDRSGKPKKSFDPGVAALLAPLVQAPRELSDEDIVHIMMLPLCLETVRCLEEGVVESAAEADMGLVYGIGFPPFRGGALRYIDSLGVAEFVALAERYAEFGPLYQPTQGLREMAAGGRQFFA, from the coding sequence ATGATTTACCAGGGTAAAGCCATCAGGGTGCAGGCTGTCGAAGACGGCATCGCCGAGTTGACCTTCGACCTCGAGGGCGAGTCCGTCAACAAGTTCAACCGCCTGACCCTCGGCGAGCTGCGCGCGGCGACCGCCGCGCTGCAGGCGGCAGCGGGGCTGCGCGGGGTGATCGTCACCAGCGCCAAGGAGGCCTTCATCGTCGGCGCTGATGTCGGCGAGTTCCTCGGCCTGTTCGCCCTGCCGGAGGAACAGCTGCTGGCCGGCAATCTCGACAGCAACCGCATCTTCAGCGCCTTCGAGGATCTGCCGCTGGCCACGGTGGTGGCGATCAACGGCGTGGCGCTGGGCGGTGGCCTGGAAATGTGCCTGGCGGCGGATTTCCGGGTCATGGCCGAGGGCGCCAGGGTCGGTCTGCCGGAGGTCAAGCTCGGCATCCATCCCGGCTGGGGCGGCACCGTGCGCCTGCCGCGGCTGATCGGCGCGGACAATGCCATCGAGTGGATCGCCGGCGGCAAGGAATACGATGCGGCCAGCGCGCTCAAGGTGGGGGTGGTCGATGCGGTGGTCAACCCCGCCCTGCTGCGCGAGGCGGCTCTCGACCTGTGCCGGCGCGCGGTCGCCGGCGAACTGGATCACCGCGCCCGTCGCCAGCCCAAGCTTGAGAGGCTCAAGCTCGGCCAGATCGAGCAGATGATGGTGTTCGAGAGCGCCAAGGGCTACGTGGCCGGCCAGGCCGGGCCGCACTATCCGGCCCCGGTCGAGGCGGTGAAGACCATCCAGAAGGGCGCCGCCCACGGCCGCGACAAGGCGCTGGAGATCGAGTCGCAGGCGCTGGTCAAGCTGGCCAAAGGTGGGGTGGCGCGCAACCTGGTCGGCCTGTTCCTCAACGATCAGGAGCTCAAGCGCAAGGCCAAGGAGCACGAGAAGGCGGCACGCGAGGTCAGGCTGGCCGCGGTGCTCGGTGCCGGCATCATGGGCGGCGGCATCGCCTACCAGTCGGCGGTCAAGGGCACGCCGATCCTGATGAAGGACATCCGCGAGGAGGCCATCCAGCTCGGCCTCGACGAGGCGGCCAAGCTGCTCGGCAAACGGGTGGAGAAGGGCCGGCTGACCCCGCTGGAGATGGCCGGAGCGCTCAACGCCATCCGTCCGACCCTGTCCTACGGCGACTTCGCCCAGGTCGACCTGGTGGTCGAGGCGGTGGTGGAGAACCCCAAGATCAAGCAGGCGGTGCTCGCCGAGGTGGAAGGCCAGGTGCGCGACGACGCCATCCTCGCCACCAACACCTCGACCATCTCGGTCAGCCTGCTCGCCCAGGCGCTCAAGCGCCCGCAGAACTTCTGCGGCATGCACTTCTTCAACCCGGTGCACATGATGCCGCTGGTCGAGGTGATCCGCGGCGAGAAGACCAGCGCGGCGGCGGTTGCCAGCACCGTGGCCTACGCGCGCCGGATGGGCAAGACGCCCATCGTGGTCAACGACTGTCCGGGTTTCCTGGTCAACCGCGTGCTGTTTCCCTACTTCGGCGGTTTCACCCGCCTGGTCGCGGCCGGGGTCGACTTCCAGCGCATCGACAAGGTGATGGAGAAGTTCGGCTGGCCGATGGGGCCGGCCTATCTGCTCGATGTGGTCGGCATCGACACCGCCCATCACGCCAGTGCGGTGATGGCGGCCGGTTACCCCGAACGCATGCGCCAGGACCAGCGCAGTGCGCTCGACGCGCTGTTCGAGGCCGGGCGCCTGGGGCAGAAGAACGGCAAGGGCTTCTACGCCTACCAGAGCGACAGGAGCGGCAAGCCGAAGAAGAGTTTCGACCCGGGCGTCGCCGCGCTGCTCGCCCCGTTGGTACAGGCCCCACGCGAGCTGTCAGACGAGGACATCGTCCACATCATGATGTTGCCGCTGTGCCTGGAGACGGTGCGCTGCCTGGAGGAGGGCGTCGTCGAGAGCGCCGCCGAGGCGGACATGGGCCTGGTCTACGGCATCGGCTTCCCGCCCTTCCGCGGCGGTGCGCTGCGCTACATCGACAGCTTGGGCGTGGCCGAGTTCGTCGCCCTGGCCGAGCGCTACGCCGAGTTCGGACCGTTGTACCAGCCCACCCAGGGGCTGCGCGAAATGGCCGCCGGCGGCCGCCAGTTCTTCGCCTGA